In Pleuronectes platessa chromosome 8, fPlePla1.1, whole genome shotgun sequence, the genomic stretch CTGGTTAAACCAGTAATGCAACCTCAGATGTAACTAATGCTACTTCAAAGGTAAAGGGACTCATCATGTTGAGAAGCGGAAAGCAACAAATTATAATGTTAAATGATTTGTTCTGACCTGTAGAtactttattttcattgttaaaCAGTTATAAAAGCTTTGGTTTATTAGTTTTCTAATCATTTTCCATCCTcttgttgttttcagacatttccaTTTGACCAAAGAAATGGTGATGGAGAAGCCAAGTGCCCAGCTGGTCGGGCGAGAGTTTGTCCGACAGTATTACACACTGCTGAACCAGGCCCCCGACTACCTGCACAGGTAACTGCCCCCCAGCTGCTTTCACTCTGCTGCTGGGGTTTGACTTTTACATTCCAGAAATGTGCAAATGTGAGCACACGTCTGTTCCCACGTGTCCGTTAAACAAATGAACCTTTTGTCTCTCCGTCAGGTTTTATGGAAAGAACTCCTCCTACGTGCACGGCGGCCTGGACGGCAACGGCAAACCAGCCGAGGCTGTTTATGGACAATCGGTAAGTGGGCCTCATCCAGCAGAtaacagctttttaaaaatgttgtttccATAGAGAAGCGCCGCACTTCACTCCCACGTTCGAGCACAGAGCAGAGGGGACAAAACCACTGGGCTGAAACCAGTagtttcctgaagctgctccaaACTGGttctttaaatgtatttcttaaAACCTCGTTCAGTCTCTGCAGCTCAGGTGCAACACCTGAATATAAAAGTCTTGTTCGTCTTGAGTCAAATGATCTGATTCAACCGCAGCAGGAAACGCCTTCATGCAAACACTTCTGAACAAacagatgtgggcagcaggcgTGTGACATATTCATGTTAGTGATGTTTAATGAACGATAAGTTTGTGATAATAAATCTAAGCTTGTTAGTTACACAAAGAGAAACGAGTCAccgctctgtctctgtttgcGACACACAGGGAGACGCACAATACAAGATTAACCTAATTAGCAAAATACCCTTTTATAATAGAATTACATAAATGGAAAACACTTAATCTGACATAGTATTCCCAGATCCACTCCATTGCAGTCAGGAAACTAATCCAGAAAATGTGtgaaaacttgttttttatgttattcAAGCTCCTCCCCTCTTCTTTTGCAGGAGATCCATAAGAGGGTCATGGCTCTGAGCTTCCGGGATTGTCACACAAAGATCCGACACGTGGACGCGCACGCCACCCTGAACGAGGGCGTGGTGGTGCAGGTGATGGGCGAGCTGTCCAACAACATGCAGCCCATGAGGAAGTTCATGCAGACCTTTGTGCTGGCGCCTGAGGTTCGTTGGGTTCTAACGCGAAACCAAACAATTTCTGGACCAGATTTGATGCTcatgtgttttaatgacataAGAATAATGTAACTGTAAAATCTAAAATACCTTTTTTCCTCCAGGGAACCGTTCCAAACAAATTCTACGTCCACAACGACGTGTTCCGGTACCAGGACGAGGTGTTCGGTGACTCCGATTCTGAGCCTCCAGAAGGTGAGAGAACACTCCTCCCTGATGTGGATGAAACGGTTCATCCACCACTTGGTTTTATTCATTCCTTCTTCCTGTTCACCTCCCCTGTAGATACCATCTGTCTGAGCTCTGTATTATTTGTCCAAAGATAAATGACGTTACAGAGGCGAGTTTCTCATTCAGTCTCTGTCGGGCTCGTATCAGCACTTTGATGGTTTCTCTTTGAACGGCTGAGTGGAAGCTGCTCAGGGATTCACACAGCGTGatgtttgatttgtgaatattcgGTTGAAGTCGCTCAGAGAAATGGATGAAACACAAGAAATTAAAGTCCCAAGAATAAACCACAAGAGACAAATATTCCTCAATTTTTAGAAAAATAGAATTGACTGCAATCTATTGAGTTTATATCTTTTATAAGCTGTGTTCAGACATGAAGCTTGGAGACTTTTCCTGATCTGGAGCTTGTATGAGAACATCACAAATTGTACCTAGGCCAGCCCCTAGTAAAATGTTAGTTAATTTTGAGATGTTtcatgggacttgaaccctcaacttgtgtttgtgtttcctcagagTCTGAGGATGAGGTGGAGGAGCTCGAGGAGAGGATCCCATCCCCCGACGTCGCTGCCGAGGAGTCGACTACCTTCTACGACCAGACCCCTTGGTACGATCCACGTCCTCTCTCCCAAAGCATTCTGGGGTTTTGACTTTTCTTTACAGCGTCCACTttgctaaaaaaaagaaacttgtaCGTCACAAACGCCCACATTCTGTATTCACGGTCACACGTCTCCTCCCGGTGACCTTAAGTGAAGCATCTGTATTTTCCCCTCAAGTGAGACAAACTTAGTTCTTAAGTGTCTGAGTTATACTGCAGCTAGAAGACTTCCTGGGTTTGTTCCAGGGTCGTTTGTTGTATTAAGTGATTTTGAAAACCTCATATTGGTTCATCTGAAGGAACATTGTGCAAATCACTTTTCATCATCAGATGAGGGAAcgtttttactttaatgtaaaaGGAAATGTGGCACTTTTGAACTTGTTTGACGGTTTAATCGCTCAGCACTTAACGCTgcaaaatatatgaatgaaaTCAGACAACGTTTTTATCTGACCATAATTTATGCAACTGATCTTGTGACACGTTTTATTGCTCTGGCTTATTATAGCAGCACAACACAAGTCAGTGTTGTAACTTTTCATCTGTCTCCTGTTTAACTCTCGTGCTTGTCCCCTTGCAGTTCGGAGCCGCCGGCTCCTGGCGACGAGGAGGAAGTGGCGGCTGCGAGTCCGGAGCCCGAGccggaggtggagaaggaggccGAGGCTGCAGAGGTGGAGCTGAAGTCGGAGACGACGctggagacacagacagacgcacTTAAGATTGAAGACCAGACAGACAGTAGCCCCGCCTCCGCCCCACCGACCACAGAACCCGTCATCATGCCCGCCGAACCCGCGCCTGCTGCCCCAGAAGAAAACAGGGTAGGTGATTAAGATGAACCGGTTTAAAATCATCCTGAAGCTTCTATCGGCCCTGATCTTCTCGTGTGTCCTTACTTCTGTCTTTTCTGCAGCCGTTCTCTTGGGCGTCCGTCACCAGTAAGAACCTCCCTCCCAGTGGGGCCGTCCCAGTCACAGGAATCAACCCACATGTTATCAAAGCCACCCCCGCAGCACCGGTACGTTCAACCTGCCTTCATGATGTAGAGGATATCATCGCATGTCATCGTGCATATATCGGCATATTACTTATATTACTAAAGTTTTAAATTGGTAAACTAAGGCACCATAAAGGAAAACTCTTTATTAATGAATAGTCGATTGTCATTGTATTTCAGCCTCTTAATATATTAAGCACCATATTGATTATAAATGGTTATTTCTCGATCATTTTGGAAACATTGAAACACTTTTCCTGAGTGTTAAGTTTCCTCTGACGTATCGATCCATTCAGAGGAAAGTCCTCATTATGTTTTCTGTGGTTCTCCATGTTCCAACACATGCTGGGTACTGATCCCacagtcttttattttatttatagccATAAACCCCCCTTGGATTATGTTATTGGGTCAGACGCAGGGCTCCACTCTAAAAATACTAGTTCGTGCTCTGACAGATAAACAATCAGAATAACATGAAGACAATGTGACTTGTTGGAAGCAGCAAAGTCAGAGGACGTCTCACTTTGTCTGTCTTCTCCTTTGTTGCACTGAGTCAAGGTGAAAGCAGATCATGTGACTTGtctttggaaagtttatttaaTCAAGATGAAACCTGATGTTCTTTCCTCATTGGTCCAAGGTGTCACCTGATCAATGTGAGCAGGGAAGAAACGCTTTTCCTTCTTTGTCTCCTTACGAAAGTGATTTGACTGTTTCAGCCCCGAGCAGAAGTGAAGTCAGAGACTCagacagcagcacagagaccaCAGAGAGACCAGAGGCCGAGGGAACAGAGGCCTGGAGGCCCGCCGCCGGTGCACAGAGGACCCAGAcccggtacacacacacacacacacacacaaattgagtGGTTGAATGGCCTCTAGCCAAATTAAAccaactcttattttgaaaggtataaaacacacaatcatatcCTGTGTTCTCATATTGACTCGTTCATTTCTCTGTTCAGTGCGAGAAGGTGAGCAGGGCGAGACGGAGGGCCGCAGGGTCGTGAGGTACCCGGACGCCCACCAGCTGTTCGTGGGAAACGTCCCTCATGACGTGGACAAGAGCGAACTCAAGGAGTTCTTTGAACGTGAGTCAGATGTTTTACAagacattcatttattcatttttcagtATTGAATAaccaaaatgaaaaactaaaatgcGTGTGTCCGTCTCTTCCACAGAATACGGTACCGTCCTGGAGCTGAGGATCAACAGCGGAGGGAAGCTGCCGAACTTTGGCTTCGTGGTGTTTGACGACTCTGAACCCGTTCAGAAGATCCTCAGCAGCAGGGTAAGAAGATTTCTCTGTATGATGAGTTTTATTTGATCTGATGCAGAAACAGATATTTGCTCAGAGACCATTTTGTGTTTGAGTCCCCACTTCTCAGTTTAGGGTTCTCTACGCCCCTCTGGTGGCTTTTCGTGGCACTTGCATGTTGAGTTTACTCAGTTTAAACTTTGAGtggctgattttgttttcactttaaacAGATTGATCCAATTTCAATTTAATAGACTGATAAGAAAAGTTTAATAAGCTTTAATTCTCGCCTCCTCAGCCCATCAAGTTCAGAGGTGACGTCCGCCTGAacgtggaggagaagaagacccGTTCAGCCCGGGAGGGCGACAGGAGGGACGTGAGGCCCCGCGGGCCCGGAGGTCCCGGTGGCCCCAGAGAGAGGataggaggtggaggaggtcccCGAGGCCCCCCCACCCGAGGAGGCATGGCACAGAAACCCAGCTTCGGCGCCGGACGCGGCGCTGGCCCCAGCGATGGCCGCTACCCCGCCCAGCGTCAGTGAGACGCCCGGGCTCCAAACCCGAGTTAGATTTCTGTTTGGATTCATTAACTTGAGTGGTCACTGattactattattttattttttactgcaGCAGGAATGAATTGGACAAAAcccaaattaatcaaaaaccCTTTGGAGCTAGGAGCAGAAATTTGTAGGATTTGTTCATTTCAAGTCGGAGTTTGGTTCGATTCCCATTCGTCGCCCTCGCTCCACTTGTCTCCCGCTCGTTCTTCCTCCGAAACGCGACAGTAAACGACGGTTTCGAAGGGATTTCTGGTCGAGAGCCTCCTGCTGACTTCAGCCGCCGGCCACAacaggtcctcctcctcctcctcctcctcctcacctgacTCTTCTTTCTCACCTGCTGCTTTTCGTTGCCCTCCGAGGAATCCAGAACGTCACTCATCCGCTCGCCcagtctctccctcctctccatcacCACATGTATTATCTGGACttgtcatgttttttgttttttcatgctGAACTTGAATTTATTAcgaaacaaatcaaaaacatgcaaaacacatGAGAAAAAAAGGGTAAATACTACTTGAATTGGGGATTAAAAAACCCAGATGTTTGGTTTTTTTCGcgttctctctccctgtttcttAAAGGAACGTGTACTTTACTGCTTGGGCAATCCTGTGTATTGCTGCCACCGTTGTATCTAGCGATGGATCTGTCTTATCTTTTTATTCTATCAGGTCAAGAGCTTAACTGTCGTGGTTTTATTTGAGTAATGTTGGCTTGTAATACGTGGATTCATGGATGCGTCTGAATGGAGCATGTATCAAATCATGTATCAAATCCTGTTAAGCTTCTTCTACCGATGCACTTCATTTGTCATCATGTTTAAAAATGAGCTCACCTGCCGATGAGAGAACTAAATTAAAAGTGATTTACTGTTTTAAACCTTTGCTCCGTTTTGATTCCGAAGCCTTTTCTGTGTTTGATCCTGTTTCTACTCTTtaagtgtgttttattatgaaGAGGCCGACAGCTGGATTAGACCAGAgactaaataaagatgaacattTTAATCTCCAGTTTGTAAAGGATCATTGAAATTTAAGGTTAGCAGAGGGGATGTGGACCAGaaccaaaaaattataatcaaaTTTGATGTTAAATAAActtaaagatggtttcttaAAATTATATTTAGTATTCATATAGTGCTTTAATGGTCTTATTGGCTACTCAAAGGGTTTGAACACTTTCACAGTGCATCTGTACACAAACAATAATTTACAGTCCGTGGTTCGGAAACTTAACTTGTTAGTtcaacaatatatttttaaggTAGATCTGGAAAAGCACTACAATAAGACCTTGGTTTTGACCCAATGTAGTGGATCTCATATTTCTGCACTAACTgatgctgacctctgacctctcagtGGAGGAGGGACTGAGAAACcagatgaataaatatctgCAGGTTTGACAGAATAAAGTTGTTTCTCTCAGGAGCAAATTCACTTCTCTCAAAGCGGCTGAATCAAACTTAAAGGGAACAGGAAACTTGGAAATCTCTACAGTCAGTCTTCAAGGAGCTTTCACAGAAAGAATCTTAATTTTAAACCTTGGAGGGAAGTTTGCCTTGAGGCGGCAAAATGAAAGGAAGCAGAAACTATATAGATATTTGGAAATATAGACAAAAGTGTTATATTGGCGGTTAATTTGTAAGGTTTTTATTCTGTCTGTGTGACAAACTTAAAAGACAAATTATGAGTTCGAACTCTTTTACAATCGACACATTATTTGATGATTCTGGTCTGAGATCTGTCCTCGTGTCCCCGTCTCTGCTCTGAGCTGCGTGGTGAATGTAAAATGGCCGACAGAACTCTGATAAACTGTAAAATGAATAATTTCCAACTGAGCTGAATCACAATTTGAGCTCAGGTCCCAGCTGCAGCCACTTGCCTGAAGGTCGAGTCTTAGAGCTTCTTTAATGGAAACCAGGTTGTTTCCTTGGGTGAAACAAGGCGAGTGACTCAGGTGAatccaagtgtctgtgtgtgtgtgtctgtgtgtgtgtgtcggtgtgtgacaAAATTCATCCTCTTGCTCAACTTGTTTTCTCTCAGGACTTCGGTTTCCTCCCCACCAATGATTTCACTTGAACTCCCGATGAACTGTGTGAggctgcagcctgtgtgtgtgttttgtggggtggggtgtgtgtgtgtgtgggggggggggggggttgcaggtGTTTATGGGTTAACCAAAGTTCacgagtgaatgtgtgtgtttcctcactGAATCGGATAATACAAGTATtctaacacattttttaaatctctcctgaaagacaaaaaaaaatatataaatataaatattatgagACTTAAttcagggttaaaaaaaaagctcttagCAGCCATGAGCAGGAAGGTCGGGGCAGCGTTCTGCTAAAGAACAAGATGCAATTATTGGTGTCTCAGTTGCAGGATTCGAACTTGTGACCTTCTGCTGTTCGCCTGTGTTAACACATGTTCGTCTTATTGCTAcatacggtgtgtgtgtgtgtgtgtgagtgtgtgtgtgtgtgtgtggtgtgtatgaTCAGTATTCAGTGAGTGCAGCCCCCCTGCTGTGAGTGGACACATTAATATTCAGGAGCAACATGGCTTCCAGCTTGTTCTGGTCCAGCTGGCAGTGAACCCCCGAGCACAcggccaacacacacatacatacacacacatacacacatatgtaaGTGTGTCTTCCTGCAGTCGTGAGATCGCTCATACACTATTCATGTAAAAACTCACTTTAACcatgaaaacacatgtttaaCCTCGACCTCCAGCACTGTGTGCAAACACTGAATCCTCCGACAGGACGGTCACCACATCGTTTCCCTTCAGTTGTGAGAATAATGTGTTGACTTATATTCACTTCTTAAGTCCGTCCTTCCCATTCATGTGAATATCATTATCAATATCATGTTATATCTCTAGATGCTATCGATGGAATCTATGGATTTTCATCacattttgtaaaaacacaGGCTACAtgttggtggtcaaaggtcaaaaggtcaagtgTCTTTGCATTGTTCAGAACCAGGAAGGCCCAAATGGATCTGCTGGTTTTAAATTGATCTGCAGCACAAAGAG encodes the following:
- the g3bp1 gene encoding ras GTPase-activating protein-binding protein 1 translates to MVMEKPSAQLVGREFVRQYYTLLNQAPDYLHRFYGKNSSYVHGGLDGNGKPAEAVYGQSEIHKRVMALSFRDCHTKIRHVDAHATLNEGVVVQVMGELSNNMQPMRKFMQTFVLAPEGTVPNKFYVHNDVFRYQDEVFGDSDSEPPEESEDEVEELEERIPSPDVAAEESTTFYDQTPCSEPPAPGDEEEVAAASPEPEPEVEKEAEAAEVELKSETTLETQTDALKIEDQTDSSPASAPPTTEPVIMPAEPAPAAPEENRPFSWASVTSKNLPPSGAVPVTGINPHVIKATPAAPPRAEVKSETQTAAQRPQRDQRPREQRPGGPPPVHRGPRPVREGEQGETEGRRVVRYPDAHQLFVGNVPHDVDKSELKEFFEQYGTVLELRINSGGKLPNFGFVVFDDSEPVQKILSSRPIKFRGDVRLNVEEKKTRSAREGDRRDVRPRGPGGPGGPRERIGGGGGPRGPPTRGGMAQKPSFGAGRGAGPSDGRYPAQRQ